The genomic interval ATTTCGTATGTCGAGAGGAACTTGTGTATCCAGGCTGTAGATTGGTATATAGGAGATTAATAAAATACCAACCTGTATTAGTAATTTAAACATCTATGTGGTTTATTAGTTTTCCTATATACTCAACAGGCTCCATTATCTGTTTGGAGAAATCATAGAGGGATTCAGCTTTTAAAGAAATATCAACTGTTTTGTTTGCCAGAGATTCAACAGCAATAAACACTTCATTTGTGAATTCAGTTTGTAGCTTAACACTATTATTAACAGCCTCGGCGTAACTGGTTGCTTCATTCACATTCTTTTGAATAGAGAGTGCTTTTTCGAATTGTTCCAACATTTTTCCTGTAATAGTGTCTATATGTTCTCTTAACGAATCAACAAGAACATTTATATCATCAAAAGTTTTAACTGCTTCTGTTACTTTTTGATTTCCCTGTACTATTGTACTTTTAGAATCTCCAATAATTTTCTTTATTTCGTTTACACTTTTCGAAGTTTCTTCGGATAATTTAGATATTTCCGTCGCTACTACTCGAAAGCCTTTTCCATTTTCACCGGCTCTTGCTGATTCAATCGAGGCATTGATTGATAGAAGATTCGTCCTTTCTGAAATTTCTTGTATAAATACAACGATGGATTCAATTTTTGTTGAGGCATCTTTGATATTATTCATAGCCTGAACTAATTCAGTAATAATGTTTTTTCCTTCTTCAGCTTTTTTTTCCGATTGAGTCAGGGTATTTCCTAATAGTTCGAGCTCCTGGGTATTTATGGTAATGGACTCGCTAATTTCTGCAATGCTATAGTTTATCATGTGAAGGTTTACAGTTTGCGAGTTTATGTTAACAGAAACATTGTCCATTGAACCTGCAAGCTCCTTGATGGTCGAAGTAATTTCTTCATAAGAAGAAGCCTGGTTTCTCATAAGTCCGCTAAATGTACCGGAAAGCTCTAACATCTCTTTAGACAAATTTTTATGTTCATTTAAAATGATTTTTATTTTAGATATCAATCCCCAAAAGCTTATTAAAATTACTTTTAAGCCAAGGAGTATATCTTTTTGCTCGGTAGTCATATCATCTTTGTGGAAATCTTTTTTTATTTCGCTTTGCATAGAACCACCTGCAAGCTTAGAGCTTAAGTCTAAAATGGTAGATAGGTTTTTACTATCATTCTTACTAATATATAAAAAATATAATGGAATCAAACTAAACCAGGCTATTATAGAAATACTTAATAAAGGAATACTTCTAAAGTAAGCAGAAAAAATTCCGCTAAAAAAAGGAATGGAAAGAAGAGTGTATAAGGCCTGGCTCCTAAGGGAGAATCCTAATTTTTCTAAAGATTTAAAAAGATGTAGAATCGGATTTTTTTTCTGTTTTCCTTCTCGGATCAATTGATATTTTTTTTCTGCTTTTTGGATCTTTTCTTTTGTTGCTACTTTTCTTACAGAAATATAACCCGATATTTCATCCTTATTCCATAAAGGGGAAATTGTAGCCTCTACCCAGTAAAACTTCCCGTTTTTACTATGATTCTTTACGATACCATTCCAGGGTCTTCCTGCTTTAATCGTATCCCAGAGTTCTTTAAATACTTCTTTGGGCATGTCGGGATGTCTTATCATGTTATGTGGTTTACCTAAAAGCTCTCCTACTGAATATTCGCTAATTTCTAAAAAATCCGGACTCGCGTAGGTTATAATCCCTTTTTTGTCAGTTTTTGATATAAGAACTGCTGAAGGGTGTATTATTATTTCTTTTGTTTCAATTATCATAATTATGTTATTAAAGCTTGAGTATAAATCTATGCATTATAAGCCTTCAT from Leptospiraceae bacterium carries:
- a CDS encoding PAS domain-containing methyl-accepting chemotaxis protein — its product is MIIETKEIIIHPSAVLISKTDKKGIITYASPDFLEISEYSVGELLGKPHNMIRHPDMPKEVFKELWDTIKAGRPWNGIVKNHSKNGKFYWVEATISPLWNKDEISGYISVRKVATKEKIQKAEKKYQLIREGKQKKNPILHLFKSLEKLGFSLRSQALYTLLSIPFFSGIFSAYFRSIPLLSISIIAWFSLIPLYFLYISKNDSKNLSTILDLSSKLAGGSMQSEIKKDFHKDDMTTEQKDILLGLKVILISFWGLISKIKIILNEHKNLSKEMLELSGTFSGLMRNQASSYEEITSTIKELAGSMDNVSVNINSQTVNLHMINYSIAEISESITINTQELELLGNTLTQSEKKAEEGKNIITELVQAMNNIKDASTKIESIVVFIQEISERTNLLSINASIESARAGENGKGFRVVATEISKLSEETSKSVNEIKKIIGDSKSTIVQGNQKVTEAVKTFDDINVLVDSLREHIDTITGKMLEQFEKALSIQKNVNEATSYAEAVNNSVKLQTEFTNEVFIAVESLANKTVDISLKAESLYDFSKQIMEPVEYIGKLINHIDV